The following nucleotide sequence is from Ailuropoda melanoleuca isolate Jingjing chromosome 12, ASM200744v2, whole genome shotgun sequence.
AGAGGTTGAAAAGTATGTGGCAGAGACAAGCTCAGAGCTCATATTCTGGCCAGAAGGCTAGCTGTGGGAGAAAGCAGATTCCGAGAAAGGCAAGGGAAGgccatagaggaagggaagaagtatCTCCAGAGACCCCAGAAGGAAGGAGATGCAGTAGGACTATGAGTTTGGAAGAGGCTGGTGGTATTGGGTAACatccttcttcccttcattcCCTGCAGCTAAGATGCAATCCTCAGCTTTCCAGCCACCTGAGCTGAGCCTGTTCGTCCCAGCCTCTGGCCCTCCCTTCCATGTACTTTGTGTGGCCCTAGGACACAACCCTGACCCTCTGAGGGTCTCCTGGGTCCTGAATGGCCGGTATCAGGAGGAAGAGGACTCCACTGGAGGAGGTGGGGATCCTGTGGTCAGCTGGCTGCAGCTGAGTCAGGAGGTGGCAGGAATGTCTGTGACTTGCCGAGGCTTGCACCAGACCGGAGTCTCAGAAGTTGTgctgcccctgccctgcagccAAGGTGAGAACAGAGGACCTAGGGGGTGTGCTCCAGTCTTCGTGAGGTAACCACCTGGAACACTGACATCAGTTCCCCCCTGGCAAACTGAAGGTCAAGATAGGCACTGTATGTGTGACAAAGAACCCTTGGCTCTGCCCCAGCTTCTGGGTGAAGCCTAGATGTGGCTTTGGAGCCTATGCAATGATGTTGTGGGACCAGCTATCCCCAAAGCCCAAATACCCACTCCGTCACTCCTGGCTTCTGCGTTCTCTTCTGGTGAATGCCTCTATTTCCTTTGGGGGATACAGCAGAGGGAAGCTATTTGAAGGGCATCTGCTCTGTTCCAGGGTGTAGAAGGCGGCTAGAACCGGAGAACTGGAATGAGACTCATGAGAAGAGTGGACACACTCGTCTAGGTATGGACCCCCAGACACTGACCTGGAACCTGGACCCCCTAGGTGGCAAAGCCATGACTTTTCACCATCAACAATCTACTTAGCAAGCATTTATGGAGTATTAAGTTTTTCCCAGGTCAGAGAGATGACTGCCAATAGTCTGAACATTATTAAGTCTAGAAGGGTAGGCCATATACTGAACCAATgtttaaaatgcaagaaaaacTGCCCTAAGTGTTTTAGGACAGGAACACGGGATATTCAGGAGTGCAGACAGCAGAGGGGCTCTCCTGCAGGAGGGTCTGGGAAGCTCCCACAGACAATGCAGAGTCAGAACTGAGCCCTCAGATTCTGGCTGGAAAGGGTGTAGACCCAGTTACGAGCACCCGGGTCTAGTCCCAATTCCACCCTCAACTCTCTGTGGCCTGTTGGGTGAGTCTTTCACCTTCTCTTGGCCTCAGATCCACCCACTGATCTACCATCCCCAGTCCAAACCGTCTTTGCCCTTACAGATCTTAAGTCTAACTTTTTTACGTGTAAAAATGGGGAGTAATACCATCTCAGGGAGAATCAAGTGAGCCAGAGAGAGCTCTTCAGAAGGAGGCAGTGGCAGGGAGAAAACCAGACAATGCAGTGTCAGAAGGCTGGGCAGGTCTGACTTTTGCCCTGTGCCCATTTCCCTCGCAGTGGAGCTGGAACAGACCCTCACTGCCGCCGCCTACTGCTACCTGGGACTGCTGGGTGCAGCTCTCATCTATGGCCTGATTTTGGCTGCCCTCTGGAGGAATCGCTGCCATTGGGCCCACCCCATGGAGCCACTTACCCAAGAGGGTCAAGGAGCAGCCCTCGGTTCCAGGGTGCAGGTGGGCAGAAAGGGCCCTCCTGCCAGGGCCCCAGTGCGCAAGGGGCAGAGCCACAACGGATTCCACATCCTCTGAGGGGCTGCCCGTGCACCAGACCCTCCCTCCTTGCTCCAGCCAGCTTCCTCCTAGTCCGCTGCCTTTCATTACCTCGCGGGTCCCCTTTTTCCCCCCAGACTGTCCAAATTTCTCCCTAAATACAGGATATTTGAGAAGATACTGCTGTGCTGTTGGTTGTTCTGGGCAAGGGAGGGGGGATCCCAGGACCAAGGCCAACAGCTCCCAGGGGATGCCTGTCCAGGGTCGGCACACTCTGGGGGACAGGGCAGCCACCCTAGCCTGAAGCGTGATGGTTATACAGGTCCTAAAGCCAATCTGGCTAGTCAGAGGGAAACACAAATGGCAGACAATCATGTTTTGCTGCTAAGAAAGCGAGGTCACACCCACCCTCTCTCACTTCTTCATCTAGTTGAGAGTTGGGTATCTAAGGTTCTCCCCTTTTTGGTTAAAATCCTTTCATTcttacccccccctttttaaaagatcttatttacttatttggcgGGGGGAGAAcacagggagcaggagagggagaagcaggatccctgcatgagctgagccaaaggcagatgcttaaccgactgagccacccaggcgcccctcttacccCCTTTTGAGAACAAATGCCAAACGCCTCTGAGGATTGAAGTTGGTCAAGGATCTTTTAACAGAAAGATCACACAGAATTTAACAGTAGGGGGATTCATTCAGAGATGGCTAAGGCAGCATGGTCCCCATGACTGCTGTAGTGTCCCCTCGAGAGGCCAAGTGCAGCAAGGCAAGGTAACCCACTTCTCCTCTGTGGGAATACCAGCGACGAGCAGCCTCACCTGGCATCTCATTTCCCATGCTTACACCTCAGAGGGGAGCCTCTCCAGGACTCTCTAGAGCATCTGGCCCCAGACTCCTCTCATTCAGGGTGCTGGCCTCCCAGAGCTCCCTACGTAGTGTTTGTAGTTGGGGCTCAAAGGCCCCaagccctcttcctcctttcttctacaCTTCACCTTCTCCCAGCCTCCATGCTACAACTATGTGGCACCTGCCGAAAATGGATCTGAGGAGTTCTGAGAAGAAACCCTGGTCCCAGGACCCCTCAGTCCTCTCACACTGGGCAACCCAGCACTTGAATCCTGGTACACACATATCTACTTTGAGAAATCCTTCCTATCATGCCAACTCCTTAAGCGGGGACTTTGTAATACCCCAATGCAAATTAGCTTTGCTAACAGTGGAGGAGGCAGAAGGCTCAGGAAGGGTGTCACAGAGGTCACTGGCCCTGGGACCAGGTTATTGGGATGGGGAGGCAAGGGCTGACCAACAGGAACCTGGTGGGGCACAGAGAAGAAATACAGCCTAGTTCTGGCCCCAGTGGGAAGGTGGCCACTAGACACCGGGGCCATCTACGTGTGCCTTCTGTAAGGAGAAGGAGCCAGAGGCCGTGCCTTAAAAACATCCCTCAAGTGAATAATTCCCAACACCTCAGCCTGAGAGTCAGAAAACCTTGGATCTGGCCTCCAGCTCTTCTCTAAAGGTCCTATGTCCTACTCTGCTTGACCTTCTCAGCCGAGGAGACAAAGGACACCAGCGAGTCCAGCGGCGAGTCAGCACCAAGTTCAGTCAGTGCGCACAGCTGTGCGGCTGCTCCTGGCAGAGCAGGTtcggtggggggggcggggggcggggggtgtcctCCCAGTCACCAGAGAAGATTTCACGAGTAAAAACCTGCAAACTCTTTATTAAATTCTCCCATTTCATCtgtacagaaaaaaatgcacattatgTTCAGGATCTCGGTAACATCTCAAAATTACACAGCATGAACATGTAAAAACAAGGAACTGCCGGGATTTTatacatagaaagaaaaatcatttacaaaagaggcttgttaattttactttttctctttcttaaaaaaaaaaaaaaaaagttcaagaccTAAGATCTCACACAGCATCTGCTGTTCAGTCTGTTTTCCTGCTTGGACTGACCTGGGCATGCCGAGCCGGGAGGAGCTGCTCAGGAAGCCTGCTGGGGGCTCGGCTCTGCCGTGGCCACTCCAGCCCACATGCCGCAGCCTGCCCTGGGGGCCCGCTCCTGCCTCCCCGGCTCTGGCATAGGgcctgctgggctctggggtccAGGTATCGATTCCATGATGGGGAAGGCAAAAACATAATATATAGGCACTATCTGAATTTTCTCCTTGCCTAGGGAGGTTTCTCTACTGCCTGTATCCCAACATTCCCACCAGTGTGTGGTGACAGATCTTGGGAAGGCGGAAGGACAGGAAACCATCATTAGGATCCAGTCACCACCAGCCCAAGCAGACAGTCCCACCTTGTGCTCCGGATGACAAACAGTCCCTGGGTCTCCATAGTGACCTCACTAGATGGCTCAGGGAACCTGGTCACTCTGAAGAGTCAGTCTGGTTTTGTATGACTTGTCTCTCATCTGAGGTCGGGGCAGGAAGGGGGCCTCACCTTCGAACTCGACTGCCCTAACATGTGACCCTGGTCCTAATGGAGAGGAGGACCAAGAGGAGAGTACTAGAGAGATGGCCGACCAAAGACagatgagagagggagacagtaaGAAAGATAGAGGCAAGCCAGAACATCAGGTCTGGCCCCATGGCCCTTGGGAATCGGAAACCAGAGGAGAagaggtgaagagagagaggagtccCTGAAGGCCCAGGAGAAACTCAGGGCACTGGAGTGCCGCACTTGATAAAGCGATGCAGGTGCTGCCCAAATGGTGAGAAATAAAAGGGATCTTTCAGGTTTCTCAAATTCCAAAGAATGTGAAATACAAATACTATACACCTAAACAACACAATTCAAAAAGCCCTCTTCTTTGTTCTATGGCAAAATTTAGGTTGAACGTGTCAGGCTGGGCTGACTGGCGTCGTGGCCTCCGTTACTGGCTCACTTAACCTAAGCTGTACTCTGAGTGTGGGTagtttttggtgggggaggggaagaaacaggaaaCGAAAGCTTTTTCTCAGAAGAACTTGAGACCAGCAAAGTAAGGAGGCCCCCTGAAGCAATCCACCTCTCCCTGGGTGACTCACTACAGTGGGGGTCTTTGGGAGAGAAGCTATACCACggcctggaggtggggaggatgggagaCATTTCCAGAAGTCACACGTGAGAGTGAATCTTCTCTTGGGAAAATAGAGGGAAATCAGCACATAAGTTTGTTTCTACTTTGATGATATGTAAATGGATAATACAGACCTCTTTACTATTGGATTCTTTTATTACGTGACTTCAGGAAATGGGAGGATGTGAAATCTGATCATTCTGTTACCCCTTCTGGGAAAGCAgaatgccccccaccccgggaagaGCTGCTCACTCTCCCCCAGAAAAGGAAGTGTAGGATATGAGACAGCAGAGGCCTGCAGGGAATTCAAGCCAATGCCTGCCGAGTACCCTGGCTTCCAAGGATGGGCTGGCTCCGAACAAGCTGACTGGACCCACAGAACTGGGAGTGGCAGCCAGAGGGTCTTCAGGGAATGCAGAGGAGGAAGGCTTTCCTGCTGGAGTTAACCTGAGCCTTCACTCTGCCCCCACCTCAGCACATCTTGCTAGGGGACTTTTCTTGCGGCAGCAGCAAGAGTAGAGGGAGGCCAGGGACGCACCAGGGTAAAGGTCTCACTTCCAGAGCTAACCTTCTGTGAGAGACTCAAATTCTCAGCCTGAGAGTCAGAAAACCTTGGATCTGGCCTCCAGCTCTGATTTCCTGCCTGCATTTCTGATTTCCTGTACTGCAGGGCCTCCAGCCTAGGACAGTAACCTCCTGGCAGCTCTCGAGCATCGTGAAGCACACTAAGTAAGACTCCCGGAGACACCGGAGTGAGCTGACAAGGCCAGATGAGTTACCTGGCTACTGTAATTTTCAGCAAGTGCCTGAAGCCTTGACCTTGGAACCCCCCACCCCTTACCGTTTGCTTGTTATTGTCCATGGGCTAGACACTAGAAGAGATAAGGACAAGGTCCATCATCGGCTCCTCCACTAGGGCCATGGTTTCCTCTTCTTGACTAACTCTTGACTAGCTGATTTAACCACAACTGACCCGTAAGGCCAGTAATCCATGAGGCCCAGAACCTGTGTGGTTCCACCAAAGGAGGGACAGAATGGATACAGTTAAGCTGCAGGTTCTGATGGTGCGGGGCTCCGTGGAGGTAGAAAACTGCTCAGGACACTACCTGGGACTCTCAAGAACCAGTCACCTGAAACTATTCCAAGCAGGATGGTGAAATGCTTTCTAGCAACAAGCAACTGAAAATACTGGCAGAATTatccattttattctatttctaagGATGACAAATGTTTCAAGAATCAAACTCCTTTTCAAGCTTCCAGATTTGCTGCAGACAACTAAGACAAACCCAAAATGTCAAGACACATTAAACTATGGAGATGTTTTACATACACTGGGAGGGAGAATGTACAGATGGAAAGCGGCACCCGCACACTCACCAAATGGTGAATGTTTATTCTATCCTGTAAACCATGCCAGACACATTGGTGAGGGCCTACGTTTAGATGACATCCCCAGCTATCATTCCCAAGCTCCCACAGCCCAGGTGGGGACTCCTGGAGGTGGACCATCTGGACCAGCCCAATTCAGTCCCACAATGGTGATAGTAGGGTGCTGTTGCCGGACTCCAAGAGTTTCAAGTTTTATGAGACTGAAGAATCCCAGGACAGGTGCTGAGAATCAGGAAGACCCTAAGAGCAGGACTGAGGGCACCAAGCAGCTTAGCAGTTTCCCTTGGTGATTTGAAGCACCCTAGGCAGGGGGACAGAGGTGGCTCCTGGACCTCACTGCCTCCAGGAAGGGTAGCAacaagcaaaagaagaaaaccacagtATTCAAATATATGTCAGTCAGATTAGACAAG
It contains:
- the LOC117795226 gene encoding immunoglobulin alpha-2 heavy chain-like — translated: MGSGPTFLLSQREGIPPTYGLGVNPRFLAEMDPAKNAALLTVGNASPADEGTYYCALWFSGQYVFGEGTRLLYQAKMQSSAFQPPELSLFVPASGPPFHVLCVALGHNPDPLRVSWVLNGRYQEEEDSTGGGGDPVVSWLQLSQEVAGMSVTCRGLHQTGVSEVVLPLPCSQGCRRRLEPENWNETHEKSGHTRLVELEQTLTAAAYCYLGLLGAALIYGLILAALWRNRCHWAHPMEPLTQEGQGAALGSRVQVGRKGPPARAPVRKGQSHNGFHIL